A region from the Silene latifolia isolate original U9 population chromosome 7, ASM4854445v1, whole genome shotgun sequence genome encodes:
- the LOC141591013 gene encoding uncharacterized protein LOC141591013, with the protein MVRGRRDQPPLHPRPPRSSETQELSDTDDLTAMASGPGYAVPEKTTFADLFKGSDSGGSKTPSESIAGSKLRSNDQFSNASNKDEYTTNKSKLAFARVLIEIDISKDLPMSVSFKTPYQGRVEQKIEYEWIPHFCHTCRRIGHTKDKCRAGQRPRMVYPAKERKKIMGEVVVQLEPVAVPVVDVVLPLKTDPVAAIVQTTPPSQHLDVNGGVKQQKMSVSTKESVTTNLGNKFQVLANENHNLEEDNSIAAKDIELEDLDSGGVKPGVINPQ; encoded by the exons ATGGTTAGGGGCCGGAGGGATCAGCCGCCTTTGCACCCTCGACCACCGCGGTCATCGGAAACACAGGAACTCAGTGATACTGACGATTTGACAGCTATGGCTTCGGGACCTGGTTATGCAGTTCCGGAGAAGACAACTTTCGCGGATCTATTTAAGGGTTCTGATTCCGGTGGGTCCAAAACTCCGTCTGAATCTATTGCTGGCTCTAAACTTCGTTCTAATGACCAATTTTCAAATGCTTCGAACAAAG ATGAATATACCACCAACAAGAGTAAGTTGGCGTTCGCTAGGGTGCTTATTGAAATCGATATTTCAAAGGATTTGCCTATGTCTGTTAGTTTTAAGACTCCTTATCAAGGAAGGGTTGAGCAGAAAATTGAGTACGAATGGATCCCACATTTCTGTCACACTTGTAGACGTATTGGTCATACGAAAGATAAATGTCGTGCTGGACAGAGGCCAAGGATGGTGTATCCTGCTAAGGAGAGGAAGAAGATTATGGGTGAAGTTGTTGTGCAGCTGGAGCCTGTTGCAGTCCCAGTGGTTGATGTGGTTCTTCCACTTAAGACGGATCCGGTTGCAGCTATAGTACAAACTACTCCACCGTCTCAACATCTGGATGTTAATGGAGGTGTGAAACAACAAAAAATGTCTGTTTCGACTAAAGAATCTGTTACTACTAATCTTGGTAATAAGTTTCAGGTGTTGGCTAATGAAAACCATAATCTGGAGGAGGATAATTCTATTGCTGCCAAGGATATTGAATTGGAGGATTTAGACTCCGGGGGAGTCAAACCTGGGGTAATAAATCCTCAATGA